GGGGCGGCACCACCGCCGGCATTTGAAAATAACAACCGGCAAACACAATCATGTTTCGCTCTcaacttatttgttttttctctcccaaaacaacaacaactcgatTTCAGTCCTTGGTGTTTATGACCCGAAATCCAGTTATCTCTATTTTGTCACGAATCAAtcgaaaaacacacacgcaccGCTTTCCTATTTCTCTCGAAAAATATGGGCGATATTAAATCAAAAGTTGATGGCCAAAAACCAAATAGTTttcgagagcagcagcagcagcacacggcgagagataaaaagaaatggccTGGCgcactttcactttttttgttttttgttttcttttttactagccacacacacacacacagacagcacGAGGGGCGTTGGCTATATATCGCGCACACTATACACAGGCAGCGGTCGTGCGGGAGAGATGTATTCAGGACGCCCGCTTGGCGCTTTCTGCGTGAGGCACACGGGCGAGCATTGGGTTCTATACTACTCTActccccccttctctctctctcctttcgggattttctgttttattttttttcgtcttcttcttcttcttcttcttctcccgttGGTTCGTGAGTGAGTGtcgtaagaagaagaaaaccaccAGCTTTCTCTTCTACTAAAGCCGCATGGTCTTGCTGCGCTGTGCTCTCAGCAAACCAGAAACAAAACAGCGCGGAACACCTTTTCCCATCCAGCAGCTACTTGAACGTTGTGCTGCTGTCCCGTGTCCGCCCACCTTTTgaaagcgaaaaataaaaggtattAAATCCACGCCAGTTTATATTGTCTGCCCTAATGTTTGGTGCTGTGCGACATGTTGTTCATTCACGTCAAACATGCACACGCGCTGACATTTTTATCTGTGGACATTTTGGCCTTTGCACTCTTCTCAACACACAGTTGCGGGGTTTATCCGATCCTCGCGATCTATACTATGTTAGATGGCCAAGAATACGCGGAAACGGGAGATTATACGTCCATacaattgctgctgctgcagctgtaTAATTGACtcgcatttttattattggctaGACAAACATCAAACTGAGAAATGTTGGGACTCCAAGAAGAAATAGGTTGAGCCcgtcaactctctctctctctgctgtctCGCAGACTATGGAGAGATAATCGGCCAGCATTTGTACACGTTTtggtcaaaaaggaaaagctgACAGATGAACATGTCCGTTGGTCCGTGAAAGAATacaagcaacaacagcagacacAATATAACACAACAGCTGCATGGAGGGTATACATCAAGACCGGTCTTATGTTAATTGCATGCTGCTCCCGACTGTACCTCACACCGGTTTGGGTAGAAAAAAGAGACCTTTGAGCTCGCCCCTTTCCCAATTGGCCGAAATTCTTATCCGGTGTATAGACGTAATCCATCGCACCGACTTGTGCTGTACAACACATCtctttgaaaagaagaagaagtaaagagagagaaagccaCAGATAGAATTTTGTTGTATACACGCACACACGGTGAAAATGCGAAGCAAAAGGAAAGAATCTAAAGTCTAAAGGGAATATACGAGTGTCTATAATTAGAGCCTTCGGCTATTGACTGGcccacttttctctctctctctctctctctctctctctctggagtTCCATACACAACAGCCGAGCAGTAGTAGTAGAAGTATAGGTGTACGTAGGATATAccgttgtttccttttttttctctttttcaattcttttattttttgggtattTCCAATTTGTGAATAGAAACGGAAAGAGAAAATCGTGTTCGATTCAatacttgtttttgttgttttgattaTACATGACGTCCCGTTAATTATTGATAGCGCGGTGTTGATTGACTTTGAATATTCTATAAGAAATTCAGCAGTTTTTGCTGTTCTTGTCTCCCCTATTCATTCTTTTAAACGTGGTTCGTGCCAATTTTTCGTATCCGGCTCATCTCTCTTAAGAAAAACGATTGAATACGTGATGAGAATCATCaaggaatttttttagaaataaataaaaaggggatAGAGATCTAACCGGGAGCtgggaaataataaattggCGTGTGTGCTGCTGGCGCTCTTTGCTGTTGCTGGCTCTTGATCAGATCTCAACAATAAAAGGAAATTTGTCATTagaatcaaaaagagaaatagaaatgctGAACATCACACTCATCTACTACTGGAAGATTTAgtgtttcatcatcatcccgAAATAATGTGATAACAAAAATGGTTGCTGTATACATTTTGAGCGTGAATAGGCTAGAGGAGGGAACTTTTACCCGTTGCCTATATAAAAGCAACCAATGTGTGAGTGTAGGATAGTAGTGACGCCTcgggagtgtgtgtgtgtgtgcgagctCGACGTCATTAGCCCAGACATGGAAAGGTTTCGCACTTGGCTCTTCTGCAGTGATGCCcgttgtacacacacacacacacacactaaaaGCCCCTCCATCTCTCGTCCCTTTTCCATATAGTTTGTGACTTTTGGGTCGTATAATCATTCCCCATCTCTCTCTACTACTCCCGAGCAAAGAACGAATGAACGAGCCCCTTTggccattgctgctgctgctacgaACCGTAGATAGGCTATACACCCAaatcgctttgtttttagctATAGTAGAGATGCCGATAAGCTTTCTACACAGCCAAACAACGTGCgtgtatatgtgtatataGGCTTGCTTCTTTCCTATTATTTGTCTATGACGATTTTGGCACACGAAATCCCCCCCATCTTATATATGACTAGATGCTGGTGACGCCTCTTTTGCTCTAGATCTCTCTCGGCTTTGCATATATAAATCTTGTCGTCGTCTATAATCGGCCAGAAAGAGGACGACGACCaacaagttttgtttttaacttttttttttttttaaatttatttaaaaaagaaaattccacgcggaaaaaggagaaagggtAAACATAAACACACACATAGCGGAGGACCACCCAATCAGCGGTCGCGGGAATTGCGTAATTGAGCGCTCCGAACGATCTATAGCACCgcatcaatttttgtgttgatggttttttgttttgtttttccaaagaaGAATTCACGCAATGTTTGTGTGAATGTAATTGAAGATAACCTTGAACTTTGCGTGAAATTATTTTCGCGGGTGCGAAGGTTAAATCAGTCCAAACGCGCAATTGCGTGTTTCATTCTTAATTGATAATTCCTgggaagttattttttttttctgggtttttttttttttttcggtagaTGTACGCAGAAACGAGATGCGATCAATTATCCATAAATTTTTTGGTGTCGGCCGTCCAACTGGAAATGAGAGAATCTATGTAGGGAATCAGAAAGTCGTTGCCGCGGGTGGTCATACACTTTGAATTGTTCGTGCAACGCCATTTTGCGCGTCGTGACGATAAAAAAGGCCGCCGTCGCCATCGCCATCGTTCGATGAGACCATGAAAAAATACaatctaaaaaagaagaagaagaagaagaacgcagAGGTTTCACGGCGTGCGCATATAAAGTCACAAGACTCTTTAGAATATAATAATACTATACGCGCAATTTATGGCAACTGTCGGGGGCGCGCAACTGATTGGAcaagtattattttttattattttatatttttgtttcgctgGATCCGACGAAATTGTATCAAGATCATTTTGCCGCTCGTTCAATTAGGTTAagagtcttttctttttctggtggcTGCTCGATCGCAAAATGATGACAAGACAAATCAATTACCGTCTGATGAATCGCGCGGGATTGGCGGCCTCAATCACGGCAGACAAAAGGATAGACGGCGGGGTCCGCGTGAGTGCCAGAAACATTACGGTCCCTatttttatacacacacacagagtgtgtgtgtgtgtgttcgcaTTGGTCCCGAGCTCTGCTCCAATTACCTTCTCTCACGTGACACACACACTAACTTAATGAATCTTGGCTAACCGCTGGTGCGTCTCAACCGCGCAATCATCACCGACTTAAGACTGTTACATTATGTCGACTCTTGTTAGTTTATTATTAACAGCTGTGTGGATCGACTAACATTCAAATCCAATCGGATTGGCCGTGTGTACGTAATGAATGCGTACATTGATCTTTTCAATTAGGTAATTGGCGAAAAAAAATGCGCGATAGATTGTTAGAAATACTTGTTGTTTTTCCCACCAGCCGCTCTCGTCCGGAGCTTGTTATCTAATTACTTTGGTGAATAACTTGCTTCAGAAATGAGACAAAGGAATGCGGGTCGGTTTTATTACGTTGGAAACGAGCTGAGCTTGAGCTGAGCTGGTGTACACTGAAAAACAAGCAagaaaggaggaagaagaagaagaagaagataaatagTTTTGGCAAGATTCCCAAATATCGCAAACAATCAACGAGGGAAAAGTCAAGAGATGCCCGATCCAGTCGGTGTTATGACGGTATACACACACGGACTAATCAATAGTCGAGGAACGCATGCGCGTCTATATAATACACAACATGCGACACGGATGACAGACACATTCCAATCAGCGacatttcaatatttcaataGTTTTTCCCACCCAATTTTCAAAAGAGCTCTCTCAAAACATTTCTAGATCCGCAATACAAAAAACATCGAGGATGACGATAATAATAGAATCGATTCAATTTCTGCAAGTAGGGCGTTGACGCTTTAAGGTCAATCAgataaatcaaattaatatttttttccttctccgtGTGTGTAACGatggaaaactaaaaataatttcaaaaaagagaaagcatgacaatgtgtgtgtgcgcttgAGGTGAATTTCAGCGATGCTACACGTAGTACGAAGAAGCATAAAAATACGTAAATgcttaacaacaaaaaaagataacggCCACACGCTTTcgacttgaaaattttccgttttttgtttggttcctcccgaaaaaaatgatgacgttTCACTAAAAGAAATATGTATGGAAAAACGTTGCAATTTCTTCCAGCCGGAGGGAAGTTACCGTCCCTCttattgttttctctctctatttaaTAATGGTTAGGGAGTGCCCCTGCGGGAAATATTGGACACTCCGTGCAACGTTCGCAATTTTCcagagggggggggaatagAAACCAAATGTTGCTGATGTCGTATTTTCCCGATTTCAGTGTAGagacggttgttgttgttgttttttatttcgtctAGAATAATTTGATTAAGCGCTGCAAtagcaaaaattcaaaaatggaaatactACTATCTAAGTGCAATAGATACTGCTCGTtttttgtgtatgtgtgtaatttcttttaagaagaaaaatgtaaaaacatGAGCGAGGAATCGCCATTTATATATAAGGCGATAAGATCGAtctgagaaagagaaaaaaaaaggagtgacTCCGGTGAAAGGTGATTGTGAATCAAATATTGGATGTGATTTTCCGCCTGTACTTTCGAGAGAATGGGCAAAAAGGGTCTTGAGATGATGGCGAGAAAATATTAGTCACTATTGACACACTTTTGCCCAATGTAtttttaacacacacacacactcgagagagagagagagagtcgtagattcttttttttattatttaaaagaatcTCAATTGACgaacgttttatttttattcattcgcAATGACTCACCCGTTAATTGCCTTTTTACACGATTCCCGCTTTCCCCCCAAAACTTGATATTGATTCGCTCCAATCAAAAGCGAATTGCACCGAATTAACCCCCTCGAGCTTTTGCTGGACATGGGAGTTTCCGCTCAAAATAAACCATACAGCGACTCAAATCGACCCGAGGCATCGAAATTGAAATAGGGGATTTGGGCTTTCGTTAATTGCACAGTTTGCTTTATGGCCCAGGCTTTTGAGCGGTCCAACCAAACTTGTAAGTATAATGGGGCACTAAATATTCGTTACGGTCTAGAAACcagaaaacaaccaaaaaataacgTCCTAATCGACCCTGAGACAGCCCGTACCGTCTAAAGcgcgtagagagagagagagaaggacgcATATAATAATATGTTGGACGTGGGATAGTCATACAAAGCTACTTGGCTTCTTGTCAAAGAAAATTGATCGAGGGTGGGTCTCTCCATCCGTAAGCAAACCTGTTCATGTATCCAATCGGAGAACAACATATAATAACTCACGCGCGTTGATTGCCTTTCCAACATCGTTCGTCGTGACTTTGTGACGCCCATCATTAATAATGAACCTGTTAACAGTTTTACACAAAGAGACAGGGCAGACaccttgaaattgaaattcgatACTACCTCGAACAaccgagaaaattaaaaataaaaagatcaaatcaaaagaaagaaaaatgtaaggTCGCCATCTTTCAATTTCGTTTGAAGCGAGAACCTGTCCATCCGATCTGTCTGATGCGTTTGAAAGGCAAGGTCTGGATAACATCCAGGTTGTATCAATGccattttaagatttttttatttttattaattaaggTCAAtcgacaaccaaaaaaaaaaaacgccctttgactgaatttctttttgatcgTTTCACACCttacatttttatctttttttgattgTGCATTGTAAATCCACATCCTCCCTACGTTATAATTAATACCTCGTttgtttgtgtctgtttttatttattttatttttgctacaAATACTATTGAAATGTGAGGTAATAAACTAATAATGTATTATATACACCAATACCGCATTTCCGGTTGTGTCCAGATGTTGCAATAGCCAGTCGGTAAAATAAAACgtgattgaaataagagtagacaaacaaactattcatagTTGTGTTGACTCGTTTCCGTCCATTATACAGCCCTGTATGAAACGGCCTGGTGATTACAAAGTATACtggtgaaatttaatttttgccgGAAATCATGTCTTTCGGACAGTCCAAATTTAACACAACAATAGCAACTGATTTTGTGTATATTTTAGCCAACACCGAGCGGATGACCGCTGCTCCGCAACGGGGACGGCATATTTACACAACAATGTTCTCTCTAACAGTAACACAATCAAGGATGTGAACGTACACCATCGTTGCCGGGGAAAGATAACACCGTTGCGAAAAATTGCCACGTTTTCTTTACCAAAATACACATACAAAGCCCTTTAATGATCaattatttgtgtattttgAAGGCATCactgtttaaatattttgttagTAATCACGGCAATCACGGCTGGTTGTTATTTCTTTATGAGTGTGAAGATACTTAAAGTAACTGCTACATGTTctttcattattaaaaaacaaagaagaaacaacgaaattttttgtttattttctcttttttgaaaaatttctgcgAGTTCAATTTGGTGTTATTAATATCTGCTAGATGGCATAAAGTGTCAAATTGGATTTCGTCTGCTAGATCCACGAGTTGATGTTTTATAAATCGTGTGTCGTCCTTTCGGTCAGAATTCATTCTTAACGAAaaagttaataataatttgtcaTGGCTGtggaaaatttcggaaaagaCATCGTGAGTTGACGTGCTATTTTATTCGAATGCTTAAATAAATTGTTCTTCATTTATAAAACAGGGAGCTGATGGATTGCTTGCTGCAGCCTCGGTGTTGGAGCGACCAGCAGAGGAGTTCGTGAATGATGTAAGATCATACacatttggttttcaacaatatttttcttaattttactCTCTTAATTTTGCAGTCTATGATTGAAGAATTATGGGCCATTAAAGCATTCGAACATGCTGAAATCTACTTCAATGTAAGTCTATTGAGTCGTTTATTTTTCCAGCCATGAGTTGTgtcattaaatttcaattgatcAGTAGTTATTGAGCTCAGTGGACCCTAAAGTTTTAAGATTGACCAAAATGGATGATCAACTTTATAAACATTTTCGGGAAACATTTCCTGACCTCAATGTGGCTTTTGTAACCGAAGAACAACTCAAATCTGCTGATGCCAAAGAATTCTGGAGATCATTTTGTGAAATCTACAAGGAAACAGTGGAAGATTACAATTACGCAACATTGATTCGCCTTAACTCAGCCAAGGAATACTGTGAATCTAATTCCATGATTGTACCTAGAGTACAGTTCTTAGCAATTGAACTAGCAAGAAATAGGTATTTTGTCTAGAAGAATGTTACTTTTTTTCATTGCTGTAatgtcatttccttttttgtttctctataGAGAAGGGCACAATGATTTGATCAGAACCAATTTCAAGCCTAAAAAACTTCAAACTAGATCCTGAAAGCTGAGAAATTAACAAGAAAATACTTCTCTTGAGCACCATTTACTCAAAAGTTTGCTTTCTCCGGGATGAAAATAAACGCTGAATTTGATTATTGTAACATCTCTTTTGCATTTCCTGGTATTTGATTTACATATTACGTATACACATAATCTATTAAGCCGATCATGCAGTCTAGAGTAGAAGATGGTAAACACGTTTGTATTTGCACTTGAATTTCCTAGTATAGGCCTAATTCGAGCAAATAGAAAGACATCGGAATTCCGTTTGAAGTACACGCGGTATTGACTATCTTTTTATTGTGGTAAACTGTAACATTTGATTATCAAAATGTATTTGCAAACATAgttattttcaagaaaatcaTGACTAACTTCTGTATCGATCGAGGATGCACTTACAGCCCCAGCATCTTTGAcattttcagcgttaaattttgatttattatgcAGGGATACAAAAGTCGGAAAATCTGGCTTTATGGGATTACTTAACCCACATATTCAAGACGCCATATAATCCTTTCTAAAATCGCCGAATGTGGCTGTGCTGCTGCGTAGAGTTTTTGAGTCTAAGTCGACATTTTGGCATAAATCAAGAGTATATGAGATATGACAGATTTGTTTCCCGGATAAATCAACCCGTGGAAAAAATCTCGTACACAAGCTCCTCCTCCCATTAAAACCGTTATGAGATGAAACtttttaaatagtttgttCATGCGCAATGCGTGAGATTCTAGTATTTGTGTTCATTGATTCACAAATTAATATTGCATaatgtaatttaaaatttcgcGGCAAATAACTCGTTTAACCGAACTTCTACAATTAGCCTAAATGATGAAACAGAAAGAAAGGCAGCACTAATAAATAATGCACCACGAGAATATCGATGGTAAACTGATTAAGTTCGTTTGACAAAGATGGCAGAAGAATATAAATTAGTGCTaccgtgaaaaagaaaaaaaaaggctcttTCAATAGGACATTGCACTCTGTTATTCTCTTTTAAGGGCTCGCCGCCACTGGTGCTTCGCAGTGGTAAAACATCTGGATAAAA
This sequence is a window from Daphnia pulicaria isolate SC F1-1A chromosome 7, SC_F0-13Bv2, whole genome shotgun sequence. Protein-coding genes within it:
- the LOC124350081 gene encoding protein PBDC1-like — protein: MAVENFGKDIGADGLLAAASVLERPAEEFVNDSMIEELWAIKAFEHAEIYFNLLSSVDPKVLRLTKMDDQLYKHFRETFPDLNVAFVTEEQLKSADAKEFWRSFCEIYKETVEDYNYATLIRLNSAKEYCESNSMIVPRVQFLAIELARNREGHNDLIRTNFKPKKLQTRS